TTCAAATCCATTAAAATGTACACAATTCTAAGTAACAAAGGACGGTGTGACAATTGTAGTACCTTACGGCAGCATAGCCAAGGATACCAATTGAGAATGCACCAAATACAATGCCACTCCAAAACAATATCTTTGTCCTCAATGCAATATCTACCACCATTTGATCCTTAGTCATGTCAGACCTGTAAAGCACAAACAACATTAGATTTTCCTCTAGAAGCAGCATTACAATACAAACAGAATATAAATTGGCTTAAAGAATTTAGGCAGGATATAAtgagtaaagaaagaaaaagagtacaTGACAAGGGATACCAAAATTTAAACACCAAACATTATCTCAGGACACAACAAAGTGAATTCAGGGTAACTACCTAGCTTTAATGGTCATACATTCATTTCTAACAGCAAGCCATATTCCAccgctgatccatcaacaacAGAACAAAATACCAGTTGGGACTTGGGAGGCATGCCACAATTAGAAGATCAGTAAATGCAAGaactaataataaaaaaaagcaaCCCTATTTGTAAATGCATACATGAGGCAGGTAGTACTGGTACCCCCATGAAGGTAAATATGCTCACAAAGAATGTGGTACGATCTTTTTTAAAAACCTGATAACAGAAGAGGGAGTTCATTCTGTAGAATAAAATGAACCTACGAGAATTTAAATCTTGGACACATATGGATGAGGTATATAAGAAGACAAGAGAAAAGCTCATAGTGACCGTACCTCGGCCCCTATTTACATATTTTAATCTAGAGTGTGACGTCCGCGTGTTGAAAACTAGAGACTTCGGTATTGGATATGTGTTCGAAATCTACGCCAAGACATTCACCCTCGGTATATTAAGTAATTCGTATTTAACACAAAACCCCAACTTTATGCATTAAATGCTCCCTGACAACTTGCAAACCCcattttccaaataaatatGTAAGAAGTATGTTATaaagcaaaataatattttgacaTACCCCCGTGTCCATGGGCATAAGACTTGGTTGTATCGCCTACTTAGACATACAATGGTACCCAATTCTGGATAAATAAAACATAGCTTGGCCCAGGTGGCATATCTCTAGCCgactattatgagtataacaTGCACCAATGCATTACTGGATTACTTGACCTCTGGCCAACTTTGCAAACAAACCCTCAAAATGCATTTTACTTTGGAAGAAGCACCATATTCTAGACCTTTCCAAGTTGACCAATTACAGCCATCCAGCTGAGTTGACCATGAAAATATCCCCAATAACTAAACATACTTTTCATGTGACAAAGTGCACAATGCAAGTATCTAATCTACCAAAATACTTTTCCAAACAAACTTGCTTACAGAAAATAAGGAAGGTCGTTGCATGATTTGATTTCAGCAACTCCATCTCTTAAAGAACAAATGCCGACTGCACTGATATCCTTTCCAAGCGGAAGAATTTTCTCCTCATCAAGCAGTCCAACCTTCAGAAACAAAACATATTACCACACCAATCACATGCACaataataagcaaaaaaaaaggccaaagcCATGTACTTGTTTAAGTTAAATCAATCCTTAAAACCCAATCCCAGTTTGTAATCTTAAACTTACAGGGTAATCATGCCCAAAGAGCGCCTGAAGGAAAGTATAGGGAGACGGGGTAATAGGCTGCAACTGGTGAAAAACTGTTACAAGGGGTAACGGATGTCTTGATCCATCCATGTTGACAATCAGATAGTCATTCTGTGGCCATTTTCCACTTTCAACAAGAATGAAAGGAACCTGCAAATAGAATTCGCcacaataaaattcaaaatcagaCCATCTAAAAGAACAGACACAACTGGATTCAGAGTGATAACTGCAGTAATAGTATATTATCTGCTGCAATATAATGGCTGAGGTATAGAGAAACGTATTCAGAAATTATTTGACTGTGGACCCAAAAAATCAGGAAACCAGAGACTTCCAGACGAAAATCAAGCAAATAATGTAATAAATGCATGACTACTCAAACGGCAAGTATTAATATCGTCTAAAATATAGAATTTAAACAATCATAGATTGGTAAGAAGAATCAGCTTGTGCATCCATGGTATCCAATTCTGCATGCCATAATGACTGTAAGTACCTTTTACAACTAATTCATCAAAAAATGAGGAGAACTGTCATAATCAGAGCATACCATTCTTAATGAGGTTGATTCTTTCTGCTTCCAGGATCTCGTAAACACAGAGCGTAGATCAGAAGTCCATCCAAAAAAGCCCCTCCATTCGTTGTATATACACTTAAAATAAGTATCAGCCACAAAATCAAATCAGTTTTTGTTGACAgtcttaggaaaaaaaaaaagtaggtggAAACTTTTGAActcaaattttacaaaaaaggTAAAGCCGAAGATAAAAATTGAAGTTGACTTAGTGCCCTCCTAGACCCTATTATGGGGACTAAACTTCTATCAATCTGGTTGCCAAATGAACAAGTTACCTACGCAATTAACACTCTTCTGCACTTCGACTCCTTTAAGAAATGATGTATATGGCCATGTTTGATCTAAACCCACACAAACTGAAACAAGCAATTAAACTTAATCTGTAATCCACTTGTTCTTGGAATGGATGACGAAAAGAaagtgtaaaatgtttttcttcaAATACCACTGTAATTTGCAGGAGCGAAACTAAACATTGAGTATTTTTCAGTCCTTCCCAAAGTTTATGAAGGGCCTTCATGTTTCCACTTTGTTACTTTCCTTTCCCTTCCTCGAATACAGATTGGGTCAACAGAATAGAAAGCATGGCAGTCTATCATATCAACTGAAGTCCAGAAATATTTATACAGCTTGTATATTTAAAGGAAACACACCAGTTGGtgtgaatgaaaaaatgaagctgGCTCCcaattttgatttccaaaagtgTACAATAAAAGATCCTAAATCCAACATATGCTTTGGCTAGCCTAATAAATTGTAAGGCCAAACAAGGCAATAATCCCCATTACATAATACTGGACATTTATTCTGTGAAGAATCCTAAGCCGTTAGGTTCCCTTTGCAATCACAGATAGGAACTTCCACGACGGGAACACATCCAAATCCATTCCCCGATCATTGTGTCTTACAAGAAATGTCTGCCACTCATGGTAAGTCTATCTTATTTCTCCACTAATTTTCGTTCTTTGTTCTCTGCCatctacatatacatacacattaTGTTCCACAAACTTCATCTTTCGCTCTACATGAGTTTTATTAAGTACACGTACATATGAGTTTTATTCTTCAATACGCAAACCTTGATTCAACTTTTAATTCCTTTTCGAGTAATGGGCTTTCTTTTATGGATATAGGGTACAAACTCAATGAGGTTTTCCTCTTCTCCTGCCTATTTTTCCCTCAATCTCTTTCACTACTTCCGTCCTATAATTAAATTCATACCGCACACTTTGCCCACCGCATGCGCACAATCTCTCGTATATAGCACATTGAAACACATGTGCATCACAAGTTTGGTAATTCAATTCCGCCTCTAACAAAGGGTCTTGTTAATggcaaaactgtttttgtttgaatCAAAACTGTAGTGCATAAAACATTTGTATTCTTTTCTTCGACCGGATACGGGAAAAAACTAACTCCAGAAACTCTCTTGTTTTCAAATGTCAGATATAGAATCATACACTATTAGTTCACCAAAAAGAACTATATCAGCTACAAATGGACCCGACAATTATACCCAAATACTGCTACGTATGGAATAAAACCTTACTCACATaatcttagtcacataatccttcaataGGACCCTCCGCTCACACTCTCACCTACACTTGCACTCTTAGTCCTTGCTCTCGCGAATTGTAgtagtttggaatgtttttgaAAGACGCTTTCACAATCACCCTCACACAATCGCATTACGCGACCTATCCAACAATCCTTCAGTAGGACCTCCActcccgctctcaatcctcACCCTTTCTAGTTTGGGAAGTTTACGGAAGGCGCTTGCACGGTCGCGCATTACGTGACTCAGAATAAAACAACAATTCGCAGGATTTCGCAAACGAAAGACAAGTTATACCGTCTGAGTCCTCCGTATGATCACGCCTCTATCGCCGGACTCGTGCGAGACGAGCACGTTCGGCCTGAGGTGCTTCCAGTTCCCATCGACAGCCGATTTCGCCTCCACGAAACCGCGAACGATCACGAGCTTCCCTTCCTCGCTCGAAGAATCGGAGCCATCGGATGGAGAGAGGACGGACCGGAGGTCGGAGACGCGGACGGATGGGGAGTCCTTGACTTTCTTGAGGGCGGAGGAAGCGTCGGTGAACTTGATGATGCTTCGGACTGCCACGTAGGCTAGGGCTAGGCCGAGGAAGACGCCGTCGGCAGCTAGGGCTCCTTGGGCGAGGATCGCGGCCGCGGTTTGTTCATGGATTGACATCGCGAATCGTCTGATCGTTGTTTTTGGttgttgttcttgttcttgtacGGTGAATTGAGCGAGTGGTTAGCGATCAGGGGAGGAGAGAGTGAACGAGGGTTAAAGCGGCGGCGGAAGGCGGTGATCCGCGGTTGGGGTCTCCAAGTTTCAGCACAGGCTGAACTGGCTGTGCTTATCGATGAGaaagtttttctatttttactAATGGGAATGATAAATGTAATAGCTTGGGGCAGAAGATGAGAgatttttggtatgtttttttggaaaatgattttaacaaTCTACTTACTAGTAAATATACTCCAAAAAGTgtttcaaaatagaattttttatatgtttaatttttgaaaattgattttaataCTTTACCTTTTGATAAATATACTCCAAAAAGTgtttcaaaatacaaataacacattttttaaaccacactaaaagataaattttgaagtACATTTACCAGTAGGTGAAGTGCTAAAAAtcttttcccttaatttttctGGGTTGTATGAAGAACATATAAAACTGCTTTATAAAAGGGATATGAAATGCAAAGAAAGATAAGTCTCATAATTTTtacatctatttttttttattaggaatgggaaccaatattttttcaagttaaCGATATGTACGTCTCTGATTTTCCAGATAAAGGGAACCAGTAATTTTTAAGAAGATTCTAAAAGAACAATGTGCGCTGTTAGATGAACATTATTTTAGGCATTCATTGAGAAGGTGGATGgctataaaaagaaagaatgtgcATTTTTTAGTGTGCATTTGTATAAACTATTATACAAGTATTCGCCTACTAATATTAATTGAGAGAATTTAAACCTACTTCTTCAGAAAACATATGAAAATCAATGCTCGAATTTCTGAAAACATACGAAAATAGATAGGTACTTATAAGTCCATCTTTGCTGTCACCGGAATTTTTTTCGTTATAGTGCTCCCATTGATGCATATTTCTAGTTACGCCACTGCTGCGACTTCTATCTCAACATGAAAAAGACTCTGGTTAATTATTGATGTGTTTAGATTATAGTTGAGGCTATTAAGGTAATTAGTTGCATCTTGCTTGGGCAGAGTTGGCATCAGAGGATTCGTAGGAAGAAACGCTTGAACTGCTTGGGAGTTGGCCACGGTGTCAAATTGACCTTGATCGTGCTGACAAGATCTCGTGATCAAGACAACGGTGTCCTGGAAGGACTTCCGGCGAGATCTTTCGCATAACCGGCATAACTGTTTACACCTAGTGAGTCAATAGCGACGCCAAATGTGGGTGCACATGAATATTTTGACTATTTagatatagttttttttttttttttttaacaaactcagaagattttgattattcaaaatcCGCCCAAAGGGCTACAAACCCCAAACCGGAGCCCATCGATAGGAACAAACCCACGATaagagtaatccatatgatttGAATAGGAATACTCTGAGTATAGAAAACACTACCCAAAAGTGGTAGAGAAATATATCTACTATTTAGATATAGTTCGTTTTCATCTTTTGTTGCATGTGTCGAAATATGCACCCCTCCCTTCAATGTAAtg
This DNA window, taken from Rhododendron vialii isolate Sample 1 chromosome 8a, ASM3025357v1, encodes the following:
- the LOC131335802 gene encoding E3 ubiquitin-protein ligase SPL2 isoform X2 — protein: MSIHEQTAAAILAQGALAADGVFLGLALAYVAVRSIIKFTDASSALKKVKDSPSVRVSDLRSVLSPSDGSDSSSEEGKLVIVRGFVEAKSAVDGNWKHLRPNVLVSHESGDRGVIIRRTQTCIYNEWRGFFGWTSDLRSVFTRSWKQKESTSLRMVPFILVESGKWPQNDYLIVNMDGSRHPLPLVTVFHQLQPITPSPYTFLQALFGHDYPVGLLDEEKILPLGKDISAVGICSLRDGVAEIKSCNDLPYFLSDMTKDQMVVDIALRTKILFWSGIVFGAFSIGILGYAAVRNWNRWKARRQQRQAQQQNNLAREDADPEIAAEGTEEIPDGELCVICLTRRRRSAFVPCGHLVCCQRCALSVERDLAPKCPVCRQSIRTSVRIYDS
- the LOC131335802 gene encoding E3 ubiquitin-protein ligase SPL2 isoform X1, with the protein product MSIHEQTAAAILAQGALAADGVFLGLALAYVAVRSIIKFTDASSALKKVKDSPSVRVSDLRSVLSPSDGSDSSSEEGKLVIVRGFVEAKSAVDGNWKHLRPNVLVSHESGDRGVIIRRTQTCIYNEWRGFFGWTSDLRSVFTRSWKQKESTSLRMVPFILVESGKWPQNDYLIVNMDGSRHPLPLVTVFHQLQPITPSPYTFLQALFGHDYPVGLLDEEKILPLGKDISAVGICSLRDGVAEIKSCNDLPYFLGGIWLAVRNECMTIKARSDMTKDQMVVDIALRTKILFWSGIVFGAFSIGILGYAAVRNWNRWKARRQQRQAQQQNNLAREDADPEIAAEGTEEIPDGELCVICLTRRRRSAFVPCGHLVCCQRCALSVERDLAPKCPVCRQSIRTSVRIYDS